From the genome of Anopheles moucheti chromosome 3, idAnoMoucSN_F20_07, whole genome shotgun sequence, one region includes:
- the LOC128304708 gene encoding uncharacterized protein LOC128304708 has protein sequence MNFPRSVIVFLGVLLLGHAKRARACNGGYEFIVHSIDNCAGEGQVVTIDPKSTVTLTEDCKVKSKATARTTGFKQAEMEVTITKNGLPVMKETVDICANLDDAANDKEAAEIITMFGVPDHCPVSASEIRTDESQTYSLEKYKHHLLVAQGRSIIDVRVKHDKGESCFKIDVEVTAPNLLG, from the exons ATGAACTTTCCCCGCAGTGTAATAGTGTTTTTGGGAGTGCTTCTGTTGGGGCACGCAAAAAGAGCCAGAGCTTGT AACGGTGGCTACGAGTTTATCGTTCACAGCATCGACAACTGTGCCGGGGAGGGACAGGTCGTCACGATCGATCCCAAGTCAACCGTCACACTTACGGAGGACTGCAAGGTGAAGTCAAAGGCTACCGCACGGACCACAGGATTCAAGCAGGCAGAG ATGGAGGTAACCATCACCAAGAACGGTCTACCGGTCATGAAGGAGACGGTGGACATTTGTGCGAATCTGGATGATGCGGCGAACGATAAGGAGGCAGCAGAAATCATCACCATGTTTGGCGTTCCCGATCATTGTCCGGTGTCGGCGAGTGAGATTCGTACGGATGAAAGTCAGACGTATAGTTTGGAGAAGTACAAACACCATCTACTGGTGGCACAAGGACGATCGATCATTGATGTGCGCGTGAAACATGATAAG GGGGAAAGTTGCTTTAAGATTGACGTGGAGGTTACCGCACCAAATCTTCTAGGCTAA
- the LOC128305421 gene encoding uncharacterized protein LOC128305421, producing the protein MGSKVHHAGVSHSAGGVRFVVILCFTALLGVAMACNGGYKIRMKKIENCAGADAVITADENFTVVLTKNCDIKSRGCVRFKDFKTGNAKYTISKDGVQVLQGSMDICDQASRPRRTENIAELLRSLGVPEKCPIEAGQICTEPNQVVNINRFKQYLPLARGAIAVDVSVQHDSGKSCFKVRFDITK; encoded by the exons ATGGGTTCGAAGGTGCATCATGCGGGAGTTTCGCACTCGGCTGGTGGCGTGAGATTTGTTGTCATTCTTTGCTTCACCGCTCTGTTGGGAGTTGCAATGGCTTGT AACGGTGGCTACAAGATACGCATGAAAAAGATTGAAAACTGTGCCGGTGCGGATGCAGTTATTACGGCCGATGAAAACTTCACCGTGGTGCTGACGAAAAATTGTGATATCAAATCGCGGGGCTGTGTGCGATTTAAGGACTTCAAGACGGGCAATGCCAAGTACACCATTTCCAAGGACGGTGTGCAGGTGCTCCAGGGTTCGATGGACATCTGTGACCAGGCATCCCGGCCCAGACGTACCGAGAACATTGCCGAGCTGTTACGAAGTCTAGGCGTACCGGAAAAGTGTCCGATTGAAGCG GGCCAAATCTGTACCGAGCCCAATCAGGTGGTGAATATTAATCGCTTCAAACAATATCTTCCACTTGCACGGGGTGCTATTGCCGTAGACGTTTCCGTTCAACATGATTCG GGCAAAAGTTGCTTCAAGGTTCGCTTCGACATAACCAAGTAG
- the LOC128300440 gene encoding uncharacterized protein LOC128300440, with protein MVSTKLCLNVLFFVGVIARGSLACKDGYSIKVNKIENCAGPDGIITLSDDAGLTMQDDCSLVLEGCAKVKDFTTATGTVSVSKNGKQMFKKQFDLCKAGSKLPFVKDFLPGGVCPQSESEMCADPDRKIPMDRFKKMMGIIKGSMAVEINLDHDTGKSCIKIEAEISK; from the exons ATGGTGTCCACCAAACTGTGTTTGAACGTTCTGTTTTTCGTTGGTGTAATTGCACGTGGTTCTTTGGCTTGC AAAGATGGATACTCCATCAAGGTTAATAAAATCGAAAACTGTGCCGGACCGGATGGCATTATAACGCTCTCGGATGATGCCGGTCTCACCATGCAGGACGATTGTTCCCTCGTGCTAGAGGGATGCGCAAAGGTGAAAGATTTCACCACAGCAACCGGTACCGTCAGTGTGTCGAAGAATGGGAAGCAAATGTTCAAGAAACAGTTCGACCTGTGCAAGGCAGGATCTAAACTACCGTTCGTCAAGGATTTTCTGCCCGGTGGCGTTTGTCCTCAGAGTGAG AGTGAAATGTGTGCCGATCCGGATAGGAAAATCCCGATGGACCGCTTTAAGAAGATGATGGGCATCATTAAAGGCTCCATGGCGGTCGAAATTAACCTCGATCACGATACG GGTAAAAGTTGCATCAAGATTGAGGCAGAAATTtccaaatga